The segment CTGATCCGGCGCTGACGCGAGGTCAGCGGCCGGTCAGCCGGTCGCGCACCTCCTCCGCCCGGTCCAGCAGCCGCGGCAGCCCGGCGTACTCCAGCCGCCCGGCGCGCTTGACGATCCGCCCGCCGACCACCACGGTGTCGACATCGGCGCGGTCCATCGACGACACGACGGCCGCGGTGGCGTCGTGCACCGGCGCCACTCCGGGGCGGTCGGTCCGCAGCACGAGCAGATCCGCCTGCTTGCCCGGGGTGAGGGAGCCGATCCGGTCCGCCATCCCGAGCGCCTCGGCGCCGCCGAGCGTCGCGAACTCCAGCACGTCCCGGGTGGTGAGCAACGGCGCGTCGGAGCCCGCGTGCCCCTGGAGCGCGGCGAAGCGGCCGACCTGGAAGGCGGTCCGCATCTGCGTGAACATATCGCTCGGTGCGGCGACTTCGACATCGACGCTGAGGCTGGGACGCAGACCGGCGGCGGCCGCCGCGGCGAACGGCGGCAGCCCGTGGCCCATGGTCATCTCGATGGCGGGCGCGACGGACAGTGCCCCACCGCTGTCGCGGATCAGCTCCAGCTCGCCGGCGTCCAAACCGGTGCCGTGGATGAACACCGTTCCGGGGCGCAGTACACCGAGGCGGCGCAGTCGGGAGACGGGCCTGCCGCCCCGGACGTGCAGTGCGGTCGGCACCTCCAGTTCACGGGCCAGCGCCCAGCTGTTCCGGGTGCTCTCGTCGCTGCCGAACTCGGCGTTCAGCGCCATGGTCACCAGGCCGTCCCCGGCATGCAGTCGGCCGCTGCGGATGCGGCGGGCGTCCTGCGCGGTGCCCTGGCCGTAGGCGAAGACGCTGCGCAGCCCGGATGCGGTGAGCGCGTCGAGCAGGGCGTCGGTGTGCTCCTCGGTCGGCTTGTCGACATTGGAGATGTCCTGGACGGTGGTCACCCCCGCGTCCAGGGCACCCAGTGCACTCAGCAGATTGCCCAGGTGGAGATCGTCGGCGCTGAGCCGGGGCGCCAGGGTGTGCAGGACGGTCGCGAAGTACTGGTCGAGGGTTTGGTCGGCGCCGCTGCCGCGGAGCGCCGCCTGCCACATGTGCCGGTGGGTGTCGACGAAGCCGGGGAGCACGAGGCACCCCCGGGCGTCGATCCGCTCGTCCGCCGCGGCGGGGTCGATGTCCGGGCGTACCTCGATGATCCGGCCGTCCGCCACCAGGATGTCGGCGGACGGCAGTTCACCGGTGGCCGGGTCCATGCTGAGGACCCGGCCACCGGTGACGAGCAGGCGTGCGGGGGTCATGCAGTGCCCCACCCCTGGGGCGGTGCCAGGCGGCCCATCTGGAGGTTCCAGTATTCGGTGTTGCGCCGGCAGCGGCCGTCGGGGGCGAAGGTCAGGAAGTTGGTCTCCAGGAAGGTGACCCAGTGCTCGCCGTCGGGGTTGAGGGCGGGGGCCCGCAGGGTGACCCAGAGTTCGACCGCCGCCCGGTTGCCGGTGACGACCGGGGTGCCGTGCCGGCCGGTCATGTCGCTCTGGCCGGCGGTGATGTCGCGCCAGTAGCGGCCGATGGCGTCGCGTCCGCGGAAGGTCTGCGCGGCCACGCCGGGCACCGCCTCGTACACGGCGTCCGGGGTGAACAGCCGGACCGCGGCCTTGTCGTTCTTGGTCCGCCAGGTCTCCAGATAGGCGTCGGTCCAGCTCGACACCTGGTCGGCGGTGAGCCGGTCGGATCGTTCGTCGGCCTGTGCGGCCGGTGCCAGGGCCGCCAGGGGCAGCGCGGCGGCGCCGGCGCGGAGCAGAGTGCGGCGGTGGGTAAGGGGGTTCACGGGTGTTCGGTGCCCTTTCCGTACGGACGGGGTGACCCGGCCGGCGACGGCTTCGCGCAGCCGGGCGGAGCCGGTGTCAGGCGGCTTCCTGGAGGCGGACGGAGAATTCGATGCCGTCGCCCAGCGGCAGCTGCTGGGAGAGATAGCCGTTGCCGGCGGTGCGGACATGGTCGGTGAACTCCGGCGGCAGCATCGGCAGGTTGTCGGAGACGACCAGGCCACCGGCGC is part of the Streptomyces platensis genome and harbors:
- a CDS encoding nuclear transport factor 2 family protein; translation: MNPLTHRRTLLRAGAAALPLAALAPAAQADERSDRLTADQVSSWTDAYLETWRTKNDKAAVRLFTPDAVYEAVPGVAAQTFRGRDAIGRYWRDITAGQSDMTGRHGTPVVTGNRAAVELWVTLRAPALNPDGEHWVTFLETNFLTFAPDGRCRRNTEYWNLQMGRLAPPQGWGTA
- a CDS encoding amidohydrolase family protein — its product is MTPARLLVTGGRVLSMDPATGELPSADILVADGRIIEVRPDIDPAAADERIDARGCLVLPGFVDTHRHMWQAALRGSGADQTLDQYFATVLHTLAPRLSADDLHLGNLLSALGALDAGVTTVQDISNVDKPTEEHTDALLDALTASGLRSVFAYGQGTAQDARRIRSGRLHAGDGLVTMALNAEFGSDESTRNSWALARELEVPTALHVRGGRPVSRLRRLGVLRPGTVFIHGTGLDAGELELIRDSGGALSVAPAIEMTMGHGLPPFAAAAAAGLRPSLSVDVEVAAPSDMFTQMRTAFQVGRFAALQGHAGSDAPLLTTRDVLEFATLGGAEALGMADRIGSLTPGKQADLLVLRTDRPGVAPVHDATAAVVSSMDRADVDTVVVGGRIVKRAGRLEYAGLPRLLDRAEEVRDRLTGR